The Anoplolepis gracilipes chromosome 17, ASM4749672v1, whole genome shotgun sequence genome window below encodes:
- the Msn gene encoding serine/threonine-protein kinase mig-15 isoform X1 yields the protein MAHNLAPSVNCSLDDIDLNALKEPAGIFELIEVVGNGTYGQVYKGRHTKTGQLAAIKVMDVTEDEEEEIKLEINVLKRYSNHRNIATYYGAFVKKSSPGKDDQLWLVMEYCGAGSVTDLVKSTKGQSLKEEWIAYISREILRGLSYLHSNKVIHRDIKGQNVLLTDNAEVKLVDFGVSAQLDRTIGRRNTFIGTPYWMAPEVIACDENPDATYDNRSDLWSLGITALEMAESQPPLCDLHPMRALFLIPRNPPPRLKSKKWAKKFHGFIETVLVKDYHQRPYTEQLLKHPFIRDQPTERQVRIQLKDHIDRCKKRKQEKERDDYRYSGSENEEDEPALAGEPSSIVQAPGGDTLRRNFQQIQEGRTLTQDIPPQAPAAKEKPGNRSQREVPEPGPPARPAIPHRLIVVPDPQPPSRPLPPTPRDDPRQPHKVSTPPSNHQTPVGGGGSGGSGGQPAPQRNSVFKPMLPPKKPEDMEILAAQLIELGVSQGPEAPPRPNRQHKGPAASSTSNSVQPASGNDQNNKQMPQSSSILDQALSIESDSDDDLEDAGGNNLRNDGTLLASDPPKPLPEFSPFRPSSDSSSSSSHNAQNSHHEDKPKGGAPNRPLPPTPDEEESGDRTLVMKRKLSQMSDDRATASGNRRSEIDEQLLLKEWDFTRFFQGFNEKLDKMKQEHQQEAAGQASKSNGSNEDRSSSSSERTLKRQEQQLARRKHEQHHQKQHQLKPVHRRQESDSKLGNASNAFTRAFRRENSDFFPSARHSAYLQKSSDSSQRSSIFASGNRRGSEMSVAGIIGKKGGGGGGLSSGEPILTDFSLNREGPQRPRREKTESEIVFGNRHEARRFDFGRNKDENARRRSCRPSDATASAVVDDAGTIKSTASTTASEYSPIVTQNREGDRSRSGGDFQRSDSSPGSRPSSVLPDLLTSSPGQRQDKSTSEEYRQAVKSPPPFALQQKQRSFLTFGFGAGPARRESHVNVNVTPTSHDLASDTPEIRKYKKRFNSEILCAALWGVNLLIGTENGLMLLDRSGQGKVYQLISRRRFQQMEVLEGQNILVTISGKKNRVRVYYLSWLKSKILRTDGHSDQVERRNGWINVGDLQGAVHFKIVKYERIKFLVIALKDSIEIYAWAPKPYHKFMAFKSFGELAHRPLLVDLTVEEGTRLKVIYGSADGFHAVDLDSATVYDIYLPKHTQGPICPHCIVALPNSNGMQLLLCYDNEGVYVNTYGRVSKTMVLQWGEMPTSVAYIGTGQIMGWGNKAIEIRSVESGHLDGVFMHKKAQRLKFLCERNDKVFFSSAKGGSSCQIYFMTLNKPGMANW from the exons GGTCGGCACACCAAGACCGGTCAGCTGGCGGCTATCAAGGTCATGGACGTCACGGAG GATGAAGAGgaggaaataaaattagaaataaatgtacTCAAACGG tATTCGAATCATAGAAATATAGCTACGTATTACGGTGCCTTCGTAAAGAAGTCATCACCCGGCAAAGACGATCAATTATGGCTGGTTATGGAATATTGCGGAGCTGGCTCCGTGACGGATCTTGTCAAGTCAACAAAGGGTCAGAGCTTGAAGGAAGAGTGGATAGCCTATATCTCGCGAGAAATACTGAGAGGACTTAGTTATCTTCATAGCAATAAAGTCATCCACAGGGACATTAAGGGGCAAAATGTTTTGTTAACTGACAACGCGGAAGTCAAACTTG ttgATTTCGGCGTTAGCGCACAATTGGACAGAACGATAGGTAGaagaaatacatttattgGTACGCCTTACTGGATGGCACCAGAAGTTATTGCTTGTGACGAAAATCCAGATGCCACTTACGACAATAGAAGCGATCTTTGGTCACTTGGAATTACTGCTTTAGAAATGGCTGAATCACAACCTCCGCTTTGCGACCTGCATCCTATGAGA GCCTTATTTCTGATTCCTCGTAATCCACCACCGCGACTCAAGTCGAAGAAATGGGCCAAAAAGTTTCATGGATTCATCGAAACGGTGCTAGTTAAAGATTACCATCAAAGACCTTATACGGAACAGCTCCTCAAACATCCATTTATACGGGACCAACCTACAGAAAGACAAGTCAGAATACAGCTTAAAGATCATATTGATCGCTGTAAAAAGCGTAAACAGGAGAAAG AAAGAGACGACTATCGATATAGCGGTAGTGAAAACGAGGAAGACGAACCAGCATTAGCGGGCGAACCATCGTCCATAGTTCAAGCACCTGGAGGTGACACTTTGCGCCGTAATTTCCAACAAATTCAAGAAGGTAGAACTTTAACGCAGGATATACCTCCTCAAGCACCAGCCGCTAAAGAAAAACCAGGAAACAGATCTCAGAGAGAGGTACCGGAACCTGGACCGCCCGCGAGACCTGCTATACCGCACAGACTTATAG TGGTACCAGATCCCCAACCTCCGTCCCGTCCGTTACCTCCGACACCTAGAGATGATCCTCGGCAACCGCACAAAGTATCTACACCGCCTTCTAATCATCAAACACCTGTTGGAGGAGGAGGTAGCGGAGGATCCGGAGGACAGCCCGCACCTCAAAGGAACAGTGTTTTTAAACCTATG CTGCCACCGAAGAAACCAGAG GACATGGAGATACTGGCTGCTCAACTCATCGAGCTTGGTGTGTCACAGGGCCCCGAGGCCCCGCCAAGGCCGAACAGGCAACATAAGGGCCCCGCAGCCTCGTCTACGTCGAATTCAGTGCAACCTGCGAGTGGTAACGATCAGAACAACAAACAGATGCCGCAATCTTCCAGTATTCTTGATCAA GCCCTGTCGATCGAGAGTGACAGTGATGACGATCTCGAAGATGCTGGAGGAAACAACTTGAGAAATGATGGTACATTGTTGGCTAGCGATCCGCCCAAGCCGCT TCCTGAATTTTCTCCTTTCAGACCGTCGTCCgattcgtcgtcgtcgtcttcgcACAATGCCCAGAACTCTCATCATGAAGATAAGCCGAAAG GAGGAGCACCAAATCGTCCGCTCCCGCCAACCCCTGATGAGGAAGAATCGGGCGATCGTACGCTAGTCATGAAACGA AAACTTAGTCAGATGTCAGATGATCGTGCAACGGCTAGCGGCAACCGACGTTCAGAGATAGACGAACAGCTCCTCCTGAAGGAGTGGGATTTCACCCGCTTCTTTCAGGGTTTTAACGAAAAGTTGGATAAAATGAAACAGGAGCATCAGCAAGAAGCGGCCGGACAAGCGAGCAAGTCCAACGGATCGAATGAGGATCGCTCTTCCTCGTCTAGCGAAAGAACGCTCAAGAGACAGGAGCAGCAGCTGGCCCGAAGAAAACACGAGCAACATCACCAAAAGCAACATCAATTGAAACCGGTTCACAGACGGCAAGAGAGCGACTCGAAACTGGGCAACGCGTCGAACGCCTTCACGCGTGCATTCCGCCGCGAAAACTCAGACTTTTTCCCATCTGCGAGGCACTCGGCGTACTTGCAGAAGTCGTCGGACTCGTCCCAGAGATCTAGTATATTCGCTAGCGGTAATCGACGCGGAAGCGAGATGAGCGTCGCCGGTATTATCGGTAAGAAgggtggcggtggcggcggcctCAGTTCCGGGGAGCCAATCCTAACGGATTTCTCGTTGAACCGCGAGGGGCCCCAGAGGCCCAGGAGAGAAAAGACCGAGAGCGAGATCGTCTTCGGTAATAGGCACGAGGCGAGAAGATTCGATTTTGGACGTAATAAAGACGAGAACGCAAGAAGACGCAGTTGTAGACCCTCGGATGCTACGGCCTCTGCCGTAGTCGACGATGCGGGAACGATTAAGTCCACGGCCAGTACGACGGCCAGCGAGTACAGCCCCATTGTCACCCAG AATCGCGAGGGTGATCGTTCAAGAAGCGGAGGTGATTTCCAGAGATCAGATTCGTCCCCAGGCTCGCGGCCCAGCTCGGTCCTACCGGATCTCCTCACTTCTTCACCAGGTCAACGACAGGACAAGTCAACTAGCGAGGAG TATCGACAAGCGGTGAAATCACCACCTCCGTTTGCGCTTCAACAGAAACAGAGGTCCTTCCTGACTTTCGGATTCGGGGCCGGTCCAGCGAGAAGAGAATCTCACGTAAACGTTAACGTGACTCCCACCAGCCACGATTTAGCGTCGGATACACCCGAGATACGTAAATACAAGAAGCGTTTTAACAGCGAGATTCTCTGCGCCGCGTTATGGG gAGTAAATCTATTAATCGGCACTGAAAACGGCTTAATGCTACTGGACAGAAGTGGACAGGGTAAGGTCTATCAGTTGATCAGCAGGAGACGTTTTCAGCAGATGGAGGTGCTCGAAGGTCAAAATATTCTCGTTACAATCAGCGGTAAAAAGAACAGAGTACGCGTCTACTATCTGTCTTGGTTGAAGAGTAAGATTCTGCGAACGGACGGTCACAGCGac CAAGTCGAGCGACGTAATGGCTGGATTAACGTGGGCGATCTGCAGGGCGCCGTGCATTTCAAAATAGTGAAATACGAGAGGATAAAGTTTCTCGTGATCGCGCTGAAAGATTCCATAGAGATTTACGCCTGGGCCCCGAAGCCGTATCACAAATTCATGGCTTTCAAATCTTTCGGCGAACTCGCGCACAGACCGCTATTGGTTGACCTTACGGTCGAGGAGGGTACAAGGTTAAAGGTTATTTACGGTAGCGCCGACGGCTTTCACGCAGTTGATTTGGATTCCGCTACAGTTTACGACATTTATTTACCGAAACAC ACCCAGGGTCCCATCTGTCCGCATTGTATAGTAGCGTTGCCTAATAGTAACGGCATGCAACTGCTACTTTGTTACGATAACGAAGGTGTATACGTAAACACTTATGGCAGAGTATCCAAAACCATGGTTCTTCAATGGGGCGAGATGCCTACGAGCGTCGCATATATTGGCACGGGGCAAATTATGGGTTGGGGTAACAAGGCGATCGAAATCAGAAGTGTGGAGAGCGGTCACCTCGACGGGGTTTTCATGCACAAGAAAGCTCAACGGCTCAAGTTCCTCTGTGAACGTAACGATAAG GTATTCTTCTCGTCGGCGAAAGGCGGTAGTTCGTGCCAGATTTATTTCATGACATTAAACAAACCGGGGATGGCCAACTGGTGA
- the Msn gene encoding serine/threonine-protein kinase mig-15 isoform X12 — protein MAHNLAPSVNCSLDDIDLNALKEPAGIFELIEVVGNGTYGQVYKGRHTKTGQLAAIKVMDVTEDEEEEIKLEINVLKRYSNHRNIATYYGAFVKKSSPGKDDQLWLVMEYCGAGSVTDLVKSTKGQSLKEEWIAYISREILRGLSYLHSNKVIHRDIKGQNVLLTDNAEVKLVDFGVSAQLDRTIGRRNTFIGTPYWMAPEVIACDENPDATYDNRSDLWSLGITALEMAESQPPLCDLHPMRALFLIPRNPPPRLKSKKWAKKFHGFIETVLVKDYHQRPYTEQLLKHPFIRDQPTERQVRIQLKDHIDRCKKRKQEKERDDYRYSGSENEEDEPALAGEPSSIVQAPGGDTLRRNFQQIQEGRTLTQDIPPQAPAAKEKPGNRSQREVPEPGPPARPAIPHRLIVVPDPQPPSRPLPPTPRDDPRQPHKVSTPPSNHQTPVGGGGSGGSGGQPAPQRNSVFKPMALSIESDSDDDLEDAGGNNLRNDGTLLASDPPKPLPSSDSSSSSSHNAQNSHHEDKPKGGAPNRPLPPTPDEEESGDRTLVMKRNREGDRSRSGGDFQRSDSSPGSRPSSVLPDLLTSSPGQRQDKSTSEEYRQAVKSPPPFALQQKQRSFLTFGFGAGPARRESHVNVNVTPTSHDLASDTPEIRKYKKRFNSEILCAALWGVNLLIGTENGLMLLDRSGQGKVYQLISRRRFQQMEVLEGQNILVTISGKKNRVRVYYLSWLKSKILRTDGHSDQVERRNGWINVGDLQGAVHFKIVKYERIKFLVIALKDSIEIYAWAPKPYHKFMAFKSFGELAHRPLLVDLTVEEGTRLKVIYGSADGFHAVDLDSATVYDIYLPKHTQGPICPHCIVALPNSNGMQLLLCYDNEGVYVNTYGRVSKTMVLQWGEMPTSVAYIGTGQIMGWGNKAIEIRSVESGHLDGVFMHKKAQRLKFLCERNDKVFFSSAKGGSSCQIYFMTLNKPGMANW, from the exons GGTCGGCACACCAAGACCGGTCAGCTGGCGGCTATCAAGGTCATGGACGTCACGGAG GATGAAGAGgaggaaataaaattagaaataaatgtacTCAAACGG tATTCGAATCATAGAAATATAGCTACGTATTACGGTGCCTTCGTAAAGAAGTCATCACCCGGCAAAGACGATCAATTATGGCTGGTTATGGAATATTGCGGAGCTGGCTCCGTGACGGATCTTGTCAAGTCAACAAAGGGTCAGAGCTTGAAGGAAGAGTGGATAGCCTATATCTCGCGAGAAATACTGAGAGGACTTAGTTATCTTCATAGCAATAAAGTCATCCACAGGGACATTAAGGGGCAAAATGTTTTGTTAACTGACAACGCGGAAGTCAAACTTG ttgATTTCGGCGTTAGCGCACAATTGGACAGAACGATAGGTAGaagaaatacatttattgGTACGCCTTACTGGATGGCACCAGAAGTTATTGCTTGTGACGAAAATCCAGATGCCACTTACGACAATAGAAGCGATCTTTGGTCACTTGGAATTACTGCTTTAGAAATGGCTGAATCACAACCTCCGCTTTGCGACCTGCATCCTATGAGA GCCTTATTTCTGATTCCTCGTAATCCACCACCGCGACTCAAGTCGAAGAAATGGGCCAAAAAGTTTCATGGATTCATCGAAACGGTGCTAGTTAAAGATTACCATCAAAGACCTTATACGGAACAGCTCCTCAAACATCCATTTATACGGGACCAACCTACAGAAAGACAAGTCAGAATACAGCTTAAAGATCATATTGATCGCTGTAAAAAGCGTAAACAGGAGAAAG AAAGAGACGACTATCGATATAGCGGTAGTGAAAACGAGGAAGACGAACCAGCATTAGCGGGCGAACCATCGTCCATAGTTCAAGCACCTGGAGGTGACACTTTGCGCCGTAATTTCCAACAAATTCAAGAAGGTAGAACTTTAACGCAGGATATACCTCCTCAAGCACCAGCCGCTAAAGAAAAACCAGGAAACAGATCTCAGAGAGAGGTACCGGAACCTGGACCGCCCGCGAGACCTGCTATACCGCACAGACTTATAG TGGTACCAGATCCCCAACCTCCGTCCCGTCCGTTACCTCCGACACCTAGAGATGATCCTCGGCAACCGCACAAAGTATCTACACCGCCTTCTAATCATCAAACACCTGTTGGAGGAGGAGGTAGCGGAGGATCCGGAGGACAGCCCGCACCTCAAAGGAACAGTGTTTTTAAACCTATG GCCCTGTCGATCGAGAGTGACAGTGATGACGATCTCGAAGATGCTGGAGGAAACAACTTGAGAAATGATGGTACATTGTTGGCTAGCGATCCGCCCAAGCCGCT ACCGTCGTCCgattcgtcgtcgtcgtcttcgcACAATGCCCAGAACTCTCATCATGAAGATAAGCCGAAAG GAGGAGCACCAAATCGTCCGCTCCCGCCAACCCCTGATGAGGAAGAATCGGGCGATCGTACGCTAGTCATGAAACGA AATCGCGAGGGTGATCGTTCAAGAAGCGGAGGTGATTTCCAGAGATCAGATTCGTCCCCAGGCTCGCGGCCCAGCTCGGTCCTACCGGATCTCCTCACTTCTTCACCAGGTCAACGACAGGACAAGTCAACTAGCGAGGAG TATCGACAAGCGGTGAAATCACCACCTCCGTTTGCGCTTCAACAGAAACAGAGGTCCTTCCTGACTTTCGGATTCGGGGCCGGTCCAGCGAGAAGAGAATCTCACGTAAACGTTAACGTGACTCCCACCAGCCACGATTTAGCGTCGGATACACCCGAGATACGTAAATACAAGAAGCGTTTTAACAGCGAGATTCTCTGCGCCGCGTTATGGG gAGTAAATCTATTAATCGGCACTGAAAACGGCTTAATGCTACTGGACAGAAGTGGACAGGGTAAGGTCTATCAGTTGATCAGCAGGAGACGTTTTCAGCAGATGGAGGTGCTCGAAGGTCAAAATATTCTCGTTACAATCAGCGGTAAAAAGAACAGAGTACGCGTCTACTATCTGTCTTGGTTGAAGAGTAAGATTCTGCGAACGGACGGTCACAGCGac CAAGTCGAGCGACGTAATGGCTGGATTAACGTGGGCGATCTGCAGGGCGCCGTGCATTTCAAAATAGTGAAATACGAGAGGATAAAGTTTCTCGTGATCGCGCTGAAAGATTCCATAGAGATTTACGCCTGGGCCCCGAAGCCGTATCACAAATTCATGGCTTTCAAATCTTTCGGCGAACTCGCGCACAGACCGCTATTGGTTGACCTTACGGTCGAGGAGGGTACAAGGTTAAAGGTTATTTACGGTAGCGCCGACGGCTTTCACGCAGTTGATTTGGATTCCGCTACAGTTTACGACATTTATTTACCGAAACAC ACCCAGGGTCCCATCTGTCCGCATTGTATAGTAGCGTTGCCTAATAGTAACGGCATGCAACTGCTACTTTGTTACGATAACGAAGGTGTATACGTAAACACTTATGGCAGAGTATCCAAAACCATGGTTCTTCAATGGGGCGAGATGCCTACGAGCGTCGCATATATTGGCACGGGGCAAATTATGGGTTGGGGTAACAAGGCGATCGAAATCAGAAGTGTGGAGAGCGGTCACCTCGACGGGGTTTTCATGCACAAGAAAGCTCAACGGCTCAAGTTCCTCTGTGAACGTAACGATAAG GTATTCTTCTCGTCGGCGAAAGGCGGTAGTTCGTGCCAGATTTATTTCATGACATTAAACAAACCGGGGATGGCCAACTGGTGA
- the Msn gene encoding serine/threonine-protein kinase mig-15 isoform X8: protein MAHNLAPSVNCSLDDIDLNALKEPAGIFELIEVVGNGTYGQVYKGRHTKTGQLAAIKVMDVTEDEEEEIKLEINVLKRYSNHRNIATYYGAFVKKSSPGKDDQLWLVMEYCGAGSVTDLVKSTKGQSLKEEWIAYISREILRGLSYLHSNKVIHRDIKGQNVLLTDNAEVKLVDFGVSAQLDRTIGRRNTFIGTPYWMAPEVIACDENPDATYDNRSDLWSLGITALEMAESQPPLCDLHPMRALFLIPRNPPPRLKSKKWAKKFHGFIETVLVKDYHQRPYTEQLLKHPFIRDQPTERQVRIQLKDHIDRCKKRKQEKERDDYRYSGSENEEDEPALAGEPSSIVQAPGGDTLRRNFQQIQEGRTLTQDIPPQAPAAKEKPGNRSQREVPEPGPPARPAIPHRLIVVPDPQPPSRPLPPTPRDDPRQPHKVSTPPSNHQTPVGGGGSGGSGGQPAPQRNSVFKPMLPPKKPEALSIESDSDDDLEDAGGNNLRNDGTLLASDPPKPLPSSDSSSSSSHNAQNSHHEDKPKGGAPNRPLPPTPDEEESGDRTLVMKRKLSQMSDDRATASGNRRSEIDEQLLLKEWDFTRFFQGFNEKLDKMKQEHQQEAAGQASKSNGSNEDRSSSSSERTLKRQEQQLARRKHEQHHQKQHQLKPVHRRQESDSKLGNASNAFTRAFRRENSDFFPSARHSAYLQKSSDSSQRSSIFASGNRRGSEMSVAGIIGKKGGGGGGLSSGEPILTDFSLNREGPQRPRREKTESEIVFGNRHEARRFDFGRNKDENARRRSCRPSDATASAVVDDAGTIKSTASTTASEYSPIVTQNREGDRSRSGGDFQRSDSSPGSRPSSVLPDLLTSSPGQRQDKSTSEEYRQAVKSPPPFALQQKQRSFLTFGFGAGPARRESHVNVNVTPTSHDLASDTPEIRKYKKRFNSEILCAALWGVNLLIGTENGLMLLDRSGQGKVYQLISRRRFQQMEVLEGQNILVTISGKKNRVRVYYLSWLKSKILRTDGHSDQVERRNGWINVGDLQGAVHFKIVKYERIKFLVIALKDSIEIYAWAPKPYHKFMAFKSFGELAHRPLLVDLTVEEGTRLKVIYGSADGFHAVDLDSATVYDIYLPKHTQGPICPHCIVALPNSNGMQLLLCYDNEGVYVNTYGRVSKTMVLQWGEMPTSVAYIGTGQIMGWGNKAIEIRSVESGHLDGVFMHKKAQRLKFLCERNDKVFFSSAKGGSSCQIYFMTLNKPGMANW from the exons GGTCGGCACACCAAGACCGGTCAGCTGGCGGCTATCAAGGTCATGGACGTCACGGAG GATGAAGAGgaggaaataaaattagaaataaatgtacTCAAACGG tATTCGAATCATAGAAATATAGCTACGTATTACGGTGCCTTCGTAAAGAAGTCATCACCCGGCAAAGACGATCAATTATGGCTGGTTATGGAATATTGCGGAGCTGGCTCCGTGACGGATCTTGTCAAGTCAACAAAGGGTCAGAGCTTGAAGGAAGAGTGGATAGCCTATATCTCGCGAGAAATACTGAGAGGACTTAGTTATCTTCATAGCAATAAAGTCATCCACAGGGACATTAAGGGGCAAAATGTTTTGTTAACTGACAACGCGGAAGTCAAACTTG ttgATTTCGGCGTTAGCGCACAATTGGACAGAACGATAGGTAGaagaaatacatttattgGTACGCCTTACTGGATGGCACCAGAAGTTATTGCTTGTGACGAAAATCCAGATGCCACTTACGACAATAGAAGCGATCTTTGGTCACTTGGAATTACTGCTTTAGAAATGGCTGAATCACAACCTCCGCTTTGCGACCTGCATCCTATGAGA GCCTTATTTCTGATTCCTCGTAATCCACCACCGCGACTCAAGTCGAAGAAATGGGCCAAAAAGTTTCATGGATTCATCGAAACGGTGCTAGTTAAAGATTACCATCAAAGACCTTATACGGAACAGCTCCTCAAACATCCATTTATACGGGACCAACCTACAGAAAGACAAGTCAGAATACAGCTTAAAGATCATATTGATCGCTGTAAAAAGCGTAAACAGGAGAAAG AAAGAGACGACTATCGATATAGCGGTAGTGAAAACGAGGAAGACGAACCAGCATTAGCGGGCGAACCATCGTCCATAGTTCAAGCACCTGGAGGTGACACTTTGCGCCGTAATTTCCAACAAATTCAAGAAGGTAGAACTTTAACGCAGGATATACCTCCTCAAGCACCAGCCGCTAAAGAAAAACCAGGAAACAGATCTCAGAGAGAGGTACCGGAACCTGGACCGCCCGCGAGACCTGCTATACCGCACAGACTTATAG TGGTACCAGATCCCCAACCTCCGTCCCGTCCGTTACCTCCGACACCTAGAGATGATCCTCGGCAACCGCACAAAGTATCTACACCGCCTTCTAATCATCAAACACCTGTTGGAGGAGGAGGTAGCGGAGGATCCGGAGGACAGCCCGCACCTCAAAGGAACAGTGTTTTTAAACCTATG CTGCCACCGAAGAAACCAGAG GCCCTGTCGATCGAGAGTGACAGTGATGACGATCTCGAAGATGCTGGAGGAAACAACTTGAGAAATGATGGTACATTGTTGGCTAGCGATCCGCCCAAGCCGCT ACCGTCGTCCgattcgtcgtcgtcgtcttcgcACAATGCCCAGAACTCTCATCATGAAGATAAGCCGAAAG GAGGAGCACCAAATCGTCCGCTCCCGCCAACCCCTGATGAGGAAGAATCGGGCGATCGTACGCTAGTCATGAAACGA AAACTTAGTCAGATGTCAGATGATCGTGCAACGGCTAGCGGCAACCGACGTTCAGAGATAGACGAACAGCTCCTCCTGAAGGAGTGGGATTTCACCCGCTTCTTTCAGGGTTTTAACGAAAAGTTGGATAAAATGAAACAGGAGCATCAGCAAGAAGCGGCCGGACAAGCGAGCAAGTCCAACGGATCGAATGAGGATCGCTCTTCCTCGTCTAGCGAAAGAACGCTCAAGAGACAGGAGCAGCAGCTGGCCCGAAGAAAACACGAGCAACATCACCAAAAGCAACATCAATTGAAACCGGTTCACAGACGGCAAGAGAGCGACTCGAAACTGGGCAACGCGTCGAACGCCTTCACGCGTGCATTCCGCCGCGAAAACTCAGACTTTTTCCCATCTGCGAGGCACTCGGCGTACTTGCAGAAGTCGTCGGACTCGTCCCAGAGATCTAGTATATTCGCTAGCGGTAATCGACGCGGAAGCGAGATGAGCGTCGCCGGTATTATCGGTAAGAAgggtggcggtggcggcggcctCAGTTCCGGGGAGCCAATCCTAACGGATTTCTCGTTGAACCGCGAGGGGCCCCAGAGGCCCAGGAGAGAAAAGACCGAGAGCGAGATCGTCTTCGGTAATAGGCACGAGGCGAGAAGATTCGATTTTGGACGTAATAAAGACGAGAACGCAAGAAGACGCAGTTGTAGACCCTCGGATGCTACGGCCTCTGCCGTAGTCGACGATGCGGGAACGATTAAGTCCACGGCCAGTACGACGGCCAGCGAGTACAGCCCCATTGTCACCCAG AATCGCGAGGGTGATCGTTCAAGAAGCGGAGGTGATTTCCAGAGATCAGATTCGTCCCCAGGCTCGCGGCCCAGCTCGGTCCTACCGGATCTCCTCACTTCTTCACCAGGTCAACGACAGGACAAGTCAACTAGCGAGGAG TATCGACAAGCGGTGAAATCACCACCTCCGTTTGCGCTTCAACAGAAACAGAGGTCCTTCCTGACTTTCGGATTCGGGGCCGGTCCAGCGAGAAGAGAATCTCACGTAAACGTTAACGTGACTCCCACCAGCCACGATTTAGCGTCGGATACACCCGAGATACGTAAATACAAGAAGCGTTTTAACAGCGAGATTCTCTGCGCCGCGTTATGGG gAGTAAATCTATTAATCGGCACTGAAAACGGCTTAATGCTACTGGACAGAAGTGGACAGGGTAAGGTCTATCAGTTGATCAGCAGGAGACGTTTTCAGCAGATGGAGGTGCTCGAAGGTCAAAATATTCTCGTTACAATCAGCGGTAAAAAGAACAGAGTACGCGTCTACTATCTGTCTTGGTTGAAGAGTAAGATTCTGCGAACGGACGGTCACAGCGac CAAGTCGAGCGACGTAATGGCTGGATTAACGTGGGCGATCTGCAGGGCGCCGTGCATTTCAAAATAGTGAAATACGAGAGGATAAAGTTTCTCGTGATCGCGCTGAAAGATTCCATAGAGATTTACGCCTGGGCCCCGAAGCCGTATCACAAATTCATGGCTTTCAAATCTTTCGGCGAACTCGCGCACAGACCGCTATTGGTTGACCTTACGGTCGAGGAGGGTACAAGGTTAAAGGTTATTTACGGTAGCGCCGACGGCTTTCACGCAGTTGATTTGGATTCCGCTACAGTTTACGACATTTATTTACCGAAACAC ACCCAGGGTCCCATCTGTCCGCATTGTATAGTAGCGTTGCCTAATAGTAACGGCATGCAACTGCTACTTTGTTACGATAACGAAGGTGTATACGTAAACACTTATGGCAGAGTATCCAAAACCATGGTTCTTCAATGGGGCGAGATGCCTACGAGCGTCGCATATATTGGCACGGGGCAAATTATGGGTTGGGGTAACAAGGCGATCGAAATCAGAAGTGTGGAGAGCGGTCACCTCGACGGGGTTTTCATGCACAAGAAAGCTCAACGGCTCAAGTTCCTCTGTGAACGTAACGATAAG GTATTCTTCTCGTCGGCGAAAGGCGGTAGTTCGTGCCAGATTTATTTCATGACATTAAACAAACCGGGGATGGCCAACTGGTGA